A window of Primulina tabacum isolate GXHZ01 chromosome 4, ASM2559414v2, whole genome shotgun sequence contains these coding sequences:
- the LOC142541415 gene encoding O-fucosyltransferase 37, producing the protein MAKSNRNFKNSFITVNPSFFTHLLSVSPFYSPKKNSRIPNYCSSSNFVLLFFSSLFILCTFLGICFLTFSPISSTECSELWPLSTFPSFPVTSLSSVLKHNSGSREYDVTVPLPPRGLASNLNLSAEEEDFWKQPDGMGFQPCLHFSLEYRKASSRIAKQKRKFLVVVVSGGLNQQRNQIVDAVVIARILDVALVVPVLQVNRIWGDESEFSDIFDVEHFKKTLQADVRIVSSLPSTHLVPKQSIENQIPCHVSPMWIRARFLRRLNEEGLLILKGLDSKLSRNLPLDLQKLRCKVAFHALRLASPILDLGNQMARRMWIEGPYIAIHLRLEKDVWVRTGCLTGLGIEYDKIIAMDRESNPDFLTDKLNMTQSARRLAGLCPLSAQEVARFLKALGVSSNARMYIAGGEPFGGNNAIQPLIEEFPNIITKHMLTREGELTPYMNRPSILAAIDYIVSLSSNVFLPSHGGNMGRAMQGHRAYVGHRKYVKPNKRMMLPLFEDTSISEEEFRKNIQKLHKYSKGQPELRTKKMDRDVLAYPVPECMCKR; encoded by the exons ATGGCAAAATCAAACAGGAACTTCAAGAATTCATTCATCACTGTCAACCCATCGTTTTTCACTCATTTACTATCGGTTTCTCCCTTCTACTCCCCCAAGAAAAATTCAAGAATCCCCAATTACTGCTCATCATCAAATTTCGTTTTACTCTTCTTCTCTTCTCTCTTCATTCTCTGCACTTTCTTGGGGATTTGCTTCCTGACTTTCAGTCCAATTTCCTCGACTGAATGCTCAGAACTCTGGCCTTTATCAACATTTCCTTCATTTCCAGTAACCTCCCTTTCATCAGTCCTGAAACACAACTCAGGTAGTCGAGAATATGATGTAACGGTGCCACTGCCTCCACGTGGGTTGGCTTCGAATCTCAATCTTTCAGCAGAGGAGGAGGATTTCTGGAAGCAGCCGGATGGAATGGGGTTTCAGCCCTGTTTGCATTTCAGTCTCGAGTATCGAAAGGCATCGAGTAGAATTGCTAAACAGAAGAGGAAGTTCTTGGTTGTGGTTGTTTCAGGAGGATTGAACCAGCAGAGAAATCAAATTGTTGATGCCGTTGTGATCGCGCGGATTCTTGATGTTGCATTGGTTGTGCCTGTCTTGCAGGTAAACCGCATCTGGGGAGACGAAAG TGAATTTTCTGATATATTTGATGTTGAACACTTCAAGAAAACTCTACAAGCCGATGTTCGTATCGTTTCATCGCTTCCTTCTACTCATCTAGTTCCAAAGCAATCGATTGAAAATCAAATCCCATGTCATGTGTCACCAATGTGGATCCGCGCAAGGTTCCTTCGACGG CTGAATGAAGAAGGACTTCTCATATTGAAAGGGCTAGATTCGAAGCTCTCAAGGAATCTCCCACTCGATCTTCAAAAGCTACGTTGCAAG GTAGCGTTTCATGCTCTAAGATTGGCCAGCCCGATCCTAGATCTTGGTAATCAAATGGCCAGAAGAATGTGGATTGAGGGTCCTTACATAGCTATCCATTTAAGGCTGGAAAAAGACGTGTGGGTCAGAACCGGATGTCTCACCGGCCTAGGAATTGAATATGACAAAATAATAGCCATGGATCGAGAGTCTAATCCTGATTTCTTAACTGACAAACTGAACATGACGCAATCTGCACGACGGCTTGCTGGATTGTGTCCTCTCAGTGCACAAGAAGTAGCAAG ATTTTTGAAGGCTTTAGGAGTATCAAGCAATGCTCGAATGTACATAGCAGGAGGAGAACCTTTTGGAGGAAACAATGCAATACAGCCACTTATAGAAGAGTTCCCAAATATCATTACAAAACATATGTTAACAAGAGAAGGAGAACTCACTCCTTACATGAATAGACCTTCAATTTTGGCAGCCATCGATTATATTGTTTCTTTAAGTAGCAACGTATTTTTGCCATCCCATGGAGGCAACATGGGACGAGCTATGCAG GGACACCGGGCGTACGTAGGACACCGGAAATATGTAAAGCCAAACAAGCGCATGATGCTTCCTTTGTTCGAAGATACATCGATTTCTGAGGAGGAATTCAGGAAGAACATACAGAAGTTGCATAAATATTCAAAGGGTCAACCTGAGCTAAGGACCAAGAAAATGGACAGAGATGTTTTAGCATATCCTGTTCCCGAGTGTATGTGTAAGCGATGA
- the LOC142541416 gene encoding uncharacterized protein LOC142541416 translates to MGDGNHSMWEHLPLLVRANSKDSVEYILQALWRTRRTGLDAADRQIFRDILQLSEDSDLDPLLVCLRVLIRKCVYENVNKDDIQKLFPAEVLPELQRLLTILLQKFQKEWREDISKDPESVPRLKAMTWNMANQNVQHSEPVAVINLRVQSDAQPNMGDKHVKFQLAKDSMEMMLKSMYCIKDQLSDPAETLERPIVHQSNVASSSLG, encoded by the exons ATGGGAGATGGAAATCACAGTATGTGGGAGCATTTGCCACTTCTTGTAAGGGCCAATTCCAAAGACTCCGTCGAATACATACTTCAGGCACTCTGGCGCACTCGCCGTACTGGCCTTGACGCTGCCGACCGTCAAATCTTTCGCGACATCCTTCAACTCTCGGAAGACTCTGATCTCGACCCC CTGTTGGTGTGCCTTCGTGTATTGATTAGAAAGTGTGTTTATGAGAATGTTAATAAAGATGATATTCAGAAGTTGTTTCCGGCTGAAGTTCTTCCTGAATTGCAAAGATTGCTAACTATCTTACTACAAAAGTTCCAGAAAGAGTGGCGTGAAGATATTTCAAAGGATCCG GAAAGTGTCCCTCGCCTCAAGGCAATGACATGGAACATGGCAAATCAGAATGTGCAGCATTCAGAGCCTGTAGCTGTTATTAACTTGAG GGTTCAGAGTGATGCTCAGCCAAACATGGGTGATAAGCATGTGAAATTTCAGTTGGCAAAAGATTCGATGGAAATGATGCTGAAGTCCATGTATTGTATAAAAGATCAGTTGTCTGACCCT GCTGAAACACTGGAAAGGCCCATAGTTCATCAGTCAAATGTTGCTTCGTCTTCACTCGGTTAG